Proteins co-encoded in one Nothobranchius furzeri strain GRZ-AD chromosome 4, NfurGRZ-RIMD1, whole genome shotgun sequence genomic window:
- the LOC107388449 gene encoding lecithin retinol acyltransferase: protein MFLIQLLNFFFAASKKEEDCKYDLSLYKRGDLLEVPRTLFTHFGIYLGNDRVAHLIPDILPAVFKDKSAIAKMVTNNRLLMGVITKEASVRVDSVADFAYGSDILINHMDKACRQPPLDGEEVARRAEKLLGSVTYSLLWYNCEHYVMYCRYGIAISYQTYQFCTTVRKIVFSRMSACLTAVCGVGTMLYLGCATPLMLLLNLLVSFTIWMAS, encoded by the exons ATGTTTCTCATCCAACTGCTCAACTTTTTCTTTGCTGCCTCCAAAAAGGAAGAAGACTGTAAATATGACCTGTCTCTGTACAAGCGTGGCGACTTGCTAGAGGTGCCCCGGACCTTATTCACACACTTTGGTATTTACTTGGGCAACGATCGGGTGGCACATTTAATTCCAGACATCCTGCCTGCAGTTTTCAAGGATAAATCCGCCATTGCCAAGATGGTGACAAATAATCGTTTACTTATGGGGGTCATCACCAAGGAGGCCAGTGTGAGAGTGGACTCGGTGGCAGATTTTGCTTATGGATCGGATATTCTCATCAACCACATGGATAAAGCTTGCAGACAGCCTCCACTGGATGGAGAGGAGGTGGCACGAAGGGCTGAGAAGCTCCTGGGATCTGTCACCTACAGCTTGCTGTGGTACAACTGCGAGCACTACGTCATGTACTGCAGATATGGGATAGCCATAAGCTACCAGACATACCAG TTCTGCACAACAGTCCGTAAGATTGTATTCAGCAGGATGAGCGCCTGTTTGACAGCAGTGTGCGGAGTCGGCACCATGCTGTATCTGGGCTGTGCAACGCCGCTGATGCTACTACTCAACCTGCTCGTCTCTTTCACCATCTGGATGGCGtcataa